In Castanea sativa cultivar Marrone di Chiusa Pesio chromosome 6, ASM4071231v1, a single window of DNA contains:
- the LOC142640212 gene encoding uncharacterized protein LOC142640212 — MLLWRIGQNALPTKENILLRISEGDPNYVLYGENIENCCYLFFKCNIAKALWFASCGGLRSDCIPISTNEDIFKFIVSPNSFLGVESARNKKDNELDSLRMLITLEAAWLMRNQLLQNAGHIDIMETSQLIKKRTMEYAKTLSKEKPVSKDKSLNGWEALEDGWIKLNVDAAVSENATTLAVVARYKNGEVLNVWAKMHEWCSPLQAEAAAVL, encoded by the coding sequence atgctaTTGTGGAGGATAGGACAAAATGCTCTCCCcactaaagaaaatattttgctgAGAATTAGTGAAGGGGATCCTAACTATGTGTTATATGGcgaaaatatagaaaattgcTGCTATCTATTTTTTAAGTGCAATATTGCCAAGGCACTTTGGTTTGCTAGTTGTGGTGGTTTGAGATCTGATTGCATACCGATCTCCACTAATGAGGATATTTTCAAATTCATAGTTAGTCCTAACAGCTTTTTGGGGGTGGAATCAGCAAGGAATAAAAAGGATAATGAGCTAGATTCATTAAGAATGTTGATTACTTTAGAAGCAGCTTGGTTAATGAGGAATCAGTTATTGCAGAATGCTGGCCACATTGACATTATGGAAACCTCCCAACTTATAAAGAAGAGAACCATGGAATATGCTAAGACCTTATCTAAGGAAAAGCCTGTATCCAAGGACAAGAGCTTAAATGGTTGGGAAGCTTTAGAGGATGGATGGATTAAACTCAATGTGGATGCTGCTGTGTCCGAAAATGCCACTACTTTGGCGGTGGTGGCTAGATATAAAAATGGAGAGGTGCTTAATGTTTGggctaaaatgcatgaatggtGCTCACCACTGCAAGCTGAAGCTGCAGCTGTACTCTAG
- the LOC142637940 gene encoding cell division protein FtsY homolog, chloroplastic isoform X1 yields MAASSANLSLLSKPSTASSPPHLLFNLPKTLSANPRPGTSRFKCSAGQTGFFTRLGRLIKEKAKSDVEKVFSGFSKTRENLAVIDELLLYWNLADTDKVLDELEEALLVSDFGPRITIKIVENLREDILSGKLKSGSEIKDALKKSVLELITTRGSKTELQLGFRKPAVVIIVGVNGGGKTTSLGKLAYRLKNEGAKILMAAGDTFRAAASDQLEIWAERTGCEIVVAEKDKAKASSVLSQAVKRGKEQGFDVVLCDTSGRLHTNFSLMEELIACKKAVGKIVPGAPNEILLVLDGTTGLNMLPQAREFNEVVGITGLILTKLDGSARGGCVVSVVDELGIPVKFVGVGEGVEDLQPFDAEAFVNAIFS; encoded by the exons ATGGCAGCTTCCTCTGCGAACCTCTCGCTCCTTTCCAAACCTTCAACAGCTTCTTCACCACCACACCTTCTCTTTAACCTCCCTAAGACCCTCTCCGCCAATCCCCGACCCGGAACTTCCCGGTTCAAATGCTCGGCCGGGCAGACCGGGTTCTTCACCCGGCTGGGGCGTTTGATCAAAGAGAAGGCCAAGAGTGACGTGGAGAAGGTATTCTCGGGCTTCTCGAAAACCCGCGAGAATCTCGCCGTCATCGACGAGCTCCTACTCTACTGGAACCTCGCTGATACAGACAAAGTCCTCGACGAACTCGAAGAG GCTTTACTAGTGTCTGATTTTGGGCCAAGGATCACCATTAAGATTGTGGAGAACTTGCGGGAAGATATATTGTCGGGAAAGCTTAAGTCAGGGAGTGAGATTAAG GATGCATTGAAGAAGAGTGTGTTGGAATTGATAACTACGAGGGGTAGTAAAACCGAGCTTCAACTCGGATTCAG GAAACCAGCCGTGGTTATAATTGTTGGTGTCAATGGAGGTGGCAAGACAACATCACTTG GAAAACTGGCCTATAGACTAAAAAACGAAGGGGCCAAG aTATTGATGGCAGCAGGTGATACTTTTAGAGCAGCTGCTAGTGATCAGCTGGAGATATGGGCTGAGAGGACTGGGTGTGAGATTGTTGTGGCTGAAAAAGATAAGGCTAAAGCATCATCAG TTCTTTCACAAGCTGTGAAAAGAGGGAAAGAACAAGGTTTTGATGTAGTTTTATGTGACACATCTGGAC GTCTCCACACTAATTTCAGCCTGATGGAAGAGTTGATTGCCTGTAAAAAAGCTGTGGGGAAAATTGTTCCAGGTGCACCAAAT GAGATCCTGCTAGTTTTGGATGGGACAACTGGTTTGAACATGCTACCACAAGCAAGAGAGTTTAATGAA GTGGTTGGAATTACAGGATTGATTTTGACAAAACTTGATGGTTCTGCCAGAGGTGGCTGTGTG GTCAGTGTGGTTGATGAGCTTGGCATCCCTGTAAAGTTTGTGGGTGTTGGAGAAGGTGTTGAAGACCTTCAACCCTTTGATGCGGAGGCCTTTGTTAATGCCATATTTTCATAA
- the LOC142637940 gene encoding cell division protein FtsY homolog, chloroplastic isoform X2: MAASSANLSLLSKPSTASSPPHLLFNLPKTLSANPRPGTSRFKCSAGQTGFFTRLGRLIKEKAKSDVEKVFSGFSKTRENLAVIDELLLYWNLADTDKVLDELEEALLVSDFGPRITIKIVENLREDILSGKLKSGSEIKDALKKSVLELITTRGSKTELQLGFRKPAVVIIVGVNGGGKTTSLAGDTFRAAASDQLEIWAERTGCEIVVAEKDKAKASSVLSQAVKRGKEQGFDVVLCDTSGRLHTNFSLMEELIACKKAVGKIVPGAPNEILLVLDGTTGLNMLPQAREFNEVVGITGLILTKLDGSARGGCVVSVVDELGIPVKFVGVGEGVEDLQPFDAEAFVNAIFS; this comes from the exons ATGGCAGCTTCCTCTGCGAACCTCTCGCTCCTTTCCAAACCTTCAACAGCTTCTTCACCACCACACCTTCTCTTTAACCTCCCTAAGACCCTCTCCGCCAATCCCCGACCCGGAACTTCCCGGTTCAAATGCTCGGCCGGGCAGACCGGGTTCTTCACCCGGCTGGGGCGTTTGATCAAAGAGAAGGCCAAGAGTGACGTGGAGAAGGTATTCTCGGGCTTCTCGAAAACCCGCGAGAATCTCGCCGTCATCGACGAGCTCCTACTCTACTGGAACCTCGCTGATACAGACAAAGTCCTCGACGAACTCGAAGAG GCTTTACTAGTGTCTGATTTTGGGCCAAGGATCACCATTAAGATTGTGGAGAACTTGCGGGAAGATATATTGTCGGGAAAGCTTAAGTCAGGGAGTGAGATTAAG GATGCATTGAAGAAGAGTGTGTTGGAATTGATAACTACGAGGGGTAGTAAAACCGAGCTTCAACTCGGATTCAG GAAACCAGCCGTGGTTATAATTGTTGGTGTCAATGGAGGTGGCAAGACAACATCACTTG CAGGTGATACTTTTAGAGCAGCTGCTAGTGATCAGCTGGAGATATGGGCTGAGAGGACTGGGTGTGAGATTGTTGTGGCTGAAAAAGATAAGGCTAAAGCATCATCAG TTCTTTCACAAGCTGTGAAAAGAGGGAAAGAACAAGGTTTTGATGTAGTTTTATGTGACACATCTGGAC GTCTCCACACTAATTTCAGCCTGATGGAAGAGTTGATTGCCTGTAAAAAAGCTGTGGGGAAAATTGTTCCAGGTGCACCAAAT GAGATCCTGCTAGTTTTGGATGGGACAACTGGTTTGAACATGCTACCACAAGCAAGAGAGTTTAATGAA GTGGTTGGAATTACAGGATTGATTTTGACAAAACTTGATGGTTCTGCCAGAGGTGGCTGTGTG GTCAGTGTGGTTGATGAGCTTGGCATCCCTGTAAAGTTTGTGGGTGTTGGAGAAGGTGTTGAAGACCTTCAACCCTTTGATGCGGAGGCCTTTGTTAATGCCATATTTTCATAA
- the LOC142637940 gene encoding cell division protein FtsY homolog, chloroplastic isoform X3 produces the protein MAASSANLSLLSKPSTASSPPHLLFNLPKTLSANPRPGTSRFKCSAGQTGFFTRLGRLIKEKAKSDVEKVFSGFSKTRENLAVIDELLLYWNLADTDKVLDELEEALLVSDFGPRITIKIVENLREDILSGKLKSGSEIKDALKKSVLELITTRGSKTELQLGFRKPAVVIIVGVNGGGKTTSLGDTFRAAASDQLEIWAERTGCEIVVAEKDKAKASSVLSQAVKRGKEQGFDVVLCDTSGRLHTNFSLMEELIACKKAVGKIVPGAPNEILLVLDGTTGLNMLPQAREFNEVVGITGLILTKLDGSARGGCVVSVVDELGIPVKFVGVGEGVEDLQPFDAEAFVNAIFS, from the exons ATGGCAGCTTCCTCTGCGAACCTCTCGCTCCTTTCCAAACCTTCAACAGCTTCTTCACCACCACACCTTCTCTTTAACCTCCCTAAGACCCTCTCCGCCAATCCCCGACCCGGAACTTCCCGGTTCAAATGCTCGGCCGGGCAGACCGGGTTCTTCACCCGGCTGGGGCGTTTGATCAAAGAGAAGGCCAAGAGTGACGTGGAGAAGGTATTCTCGGGCTTCTCGAAAACCCGCGAGAATCTCGCCGTCATCGACGAGCTCCTACTCTACTGGAACCTCGCTGATACAGACAAAGTCCTCGACGAACTCGAAGAG GCTTTACTAGTGTCTGATTTTGGGCCAAGGATCACCATTAAGATTGTGGAGAACTTGCGGGAAGATATATTGTCGGGAAAGCTTAAGTCAGGGAGTGAGATTAAG GATGCATTGAAGAAGAGTGTGTTGGAATTGATAACTACGAGGGGTAGTAAAACCGAGCTTCAACTCGGATTCAG GAAACCAGCCGTGGTTATAATTGTTGGTGTCAATGGAGGTGGCAAGACAACATCACTTG GTGATACTTTTAGAGCAGCTGCTAGTGATCAGCTGGAGATATGGGCTGAGAGGACTGGGTGTGAGATTGTTGTGGCTGAAAAAGATAAGGCTAAAGCATCATCAG TTCTTTCACAAGCTGTGAAAAGAGGGAAAGAACAAGGTTTTGATGTAGTTTTATGTGACACATCTGGAC GTCTCCACACTAATTTCAGCCTGATGGAAGAGTTGATTGCCTGTAAAAAAGCTGTGGGGAAAATTGTTCCAGGTGCACCAAAT GAGATCCTGCTAGTTTTGGATGGGACAACTGGTTTGAACATGCTACCACAAGCAAGAGAGTTTAATGAA GTGGTTGGAATTACAGGATTGATTTTGACAAAACTTGATGGTTCTGCCAGAGGTGGCTGTGTG GTCAGTGTGGTTGATGAGCTTGGCATCCCTGTAAAGTTTGTGGGTGTTGGAGAAGGTGTTGAAGACCTTCAACCCTTTGATGCGGAGGCCTTTGTTAATGCCATATTTTCATAA